From Natranaerobius trueperi, one genomic window encodes:
- the trmFO gene encoding methylenetetrahydrofolate--tRNA-(uracil(54)-C(5))-methyltransferase (FADH(2)-oxidizing) TrmFO — MKGRYDMELNVIGGGLAGTEAAYQAAKRGIKVNLFEMRPTKMTEAHNTSNLAELVCSNSLRAASLENAAGLLKEEMRKLDSLIMRVADRTYVPAGGALAVDREAFSKEVTNEIINHQNITLYNREISDIDPNKPTVLATGPLTSDVLAQKIKSLTSTDFLYFYDAAAPIVSYESIDLDKAFLASRYDKGTPDYLNCPMTKEEYEQFYEALITAKKVPLKSFEKQVVFEGCMPIEEMASRGKDTLTFGPMKPVGLEDPRTGKRPYAVVQLRKDNLEGTLYNMVGFQTQLRWPEQKRVFRMIPGLENAEFVRLGVMHRNTFINSPEVLLPTYQMRGNRNIFFAGQITGVEGYVESTSSGLVAGINAARLLDDGDPVVFPRETALGALSHYIVEASTNNFQPMNVNFGLMPKLEKKYPKKERKKKQAERALSELETFIKNYQL; from the coding sequence ATGAAAGGAAGATATGATATGGAGCTAAATGTAATAGGAGGAGGACTAGCTGGTACAGAAGCAGCTTATCAGGCTGCTAAACGCGGCATTAAAGTTAATTTATTTGAAATGCGCCCAACTAAGATGACTGAAGCACATAATACGTCAAATTTAGCTGAGCTTGTATGTAGTAATAGTCTACGAGCTGCATCTTTAGAAAATGCTGCAGGACTTTTAAAAGAAGAGATGAGAAAATTAGATAGCTTAATAATGAGAGTTGCTGACAGAACTTATGTTCCTGCTGGTGGTGCTTTAGCTGTAGACCGTGAAGCTTTCAGTAAAGAAGTAACTAATGAAATTATAAACCATCAAAATATCACATTATATAATAGAGAAATTAGTGATATAGATCCGAATAAACCTACTGTTCTAGCAACAGGTCCATTGACTTCAGATGTATTGGCACAAAAAATCAAATCGCTTACAAGTACAGACTTTTTGTATTTTTATGATGCTGCTGCTCCAATTGTTAGTTATGAATCTATTGATTTGGACAAAGCTTTTTTAGCTAGTAGATATGATAAGGGGACACCGGATTATTTAAATTGTCCTATGACAAAAGAAGAGTATGAGCAGTTTTATGAGGCATTAATTACCGCTAAGAAGGTACCTTTGAAATCATTTGAAAAACAAGTGGTTTTTGAAGGATGCATGCCTATTGAAGAAATGGCAAGCCGAGGTAAAGATACATTAACTTTTGGTCCTATGAAACCTGTGGGACTAGAAGATCCTAGGACAGGGAAACGACCTTATGCAGTTGTTCAATTACGTAAGGATAACCTTGAAGGTACACTCTATAATATGGTAGGATTTCAAACTCAACTTAGATGGCCAGAACAAAAGCGGGTTTTTAGAATGATACCAGGGTTAGAGAATGCAGAATTTGTTAGGTTAGGAGTTATGCATCGTAATACTTTTATCAACTCTCCAGAAGTTTTATTACCAACATATCAAATGAGAGGTAATCGTAATATTTTTTTTGCTGGACAAATAACAGGAGTTGAAGGTTATGTTGAATCCACATCTTCTGGATTAGTAGCAGGAATCAATGCTGCAAGGTTATTAGATGATGGAGATCCTGTTGTCTTTCCTAGGGAAACTGCTTTAGGGGCGTTATCACATTATATAGTAGAAGCTTCTACTAATAATTTTCAACCTATGAATGTTAATTTTGGTTTGATGCCTAAATTAGAGAAGAAATATCCGAAAAAAGAAAGAAAGAAAAAACAAGCGGAAAGGGCTTTAAGTGAACTAGAAACTTTTATTAAAAACTATCAGTTGTAA
- the xerC gene encoding tyrosine recombinase XerC — MTKLQKELQDFINYLKSEKNASQYTIKDYRSDLSQAIDFFSSEFDLQGWSQITHKHIRHFLAFLKNQSYNKSTTARKLSAIRSLFKYLTREEKLANNTSALLKSPKKERKLPTFLSNQDIELILNAPDDSIYGIRDKVILEIFYSSGVRISELWGLDISDIDFTNSYLKVSGKGKVERLVPFGKFARMSLRNYLKNSRPYLLKKNNNGYESKALFLNKFGNRISVRSIRRRVDKYVKEAANLGHISPHSLRHSFATHLLDGGADLRAVQELLGHVNISTTQIYTHVSQERMTEVYNKFHPRA; from the coding sequence ATGACAAAATTGCAAAAAGAGTTGCAAGATTTCATCAATTATCTAAAAAGTGAAAAAAACGCTTCACAGTATACAATTAAAGATTATCGGAGTGATCTATCTCAAGCTATTGACTTTTTTTCTTCTGAATTTGATTTGCAAGGATGGTCTCAAATAACTCATAAACATATCAGGCATTTTCTCGCTTTTTTGAAAAATCAAAGTTATAATAAAAGTACTACTGCGAGAAAATTATCTGCTATAAGATCATTGTTTAAATACTTAACAAGAGAAGAAAAACTAGCTAACAATACAAGTGCTTTGCTTAAAAGCCCTAAAAAAGAAAGAAAGTTACCAACATTTTTGTCTAATCAAGATATTGAACTTATATTAAATGCCCCAGATGATAGTATTTACGGGATTAGAGATAAAGTGATTTTAGAAATATTTTATTCATCTGGAGTTAGAATAAGCGAGCTCTGGGGATTAGATATATCCGATATTGATTTTACTAATTCATATTTAAAAGTATCGGGGAAAGGAAAAGTCGAACGGCTTGTGCCTTTTGGTAAGTTTGCTCGTATGTCATTACGTAATTATCTTAAAAACTCACGCCCTTATTTACTTAAAAAGAACAATAATGGCTATGAATCTAAAGCTCTTTTTTTAAATAAATTCGGTAACCGAATATCTGTTAGAAGTATTCGAAGACGAGTAGATAAATATGTGAAAGAAGCCGCAAACTTAGGTCATATATCACCCCATAGTTTAAGACATAGCTTTGCTACCCATTTGCTAGATGGAGGAGCTGACTTGAGAGCGGTTCAAGAATTATTAGGGCATGTAAACATTTCTACAACACAGATCTACACACATGTTAGTCAAGAACGTATGACCGAAGTGTATAATAAATTTCATCCTAGAGCGTAG
- the hslV gene encoding ATP-dependent protease subunit HslV, whose translation MFEGTTIAACKTERGTAIAGDGQVTFGQSTIFKQTASKIRKLHHGNVLAGFAGSVADAITLFERFEKKLEQHQGNLLRASVELAKEWRSDKVLRRLEALLLVADQESILIISGSGEVIEPDDNVIAIGSGGSYAFAALKMLAKHTDLEPEDMAYESLIAASEICVYTNSHITVEKLM comes from the coding sequence ATGTTTGAAGGAACAACTATTGCTGCTTGTAAAACAGAACGTGGTACGGCTATAGCTGGTGATGGACAGGTAACATTTGGCCAAAGTACTATTTTTAAGCAAACAGCTTCTAAGATTAGAAAACTTCACCATGGCAATGTTTTAGCAGGTTTTGCTGGCTCTGTCGCTGATGCAATCACTTTATTTGAAAGATTTGAAAAAAAGTTAGAACAACATCAGGGAAACTTATTAAGAGCTAGTGTAGAACTTGCTAAAGAATGGAGATCAGACAAAGTTTTAAGGCGACTAGAAGCTTTATTATTAGTCGCAGATCAAGAGAGTATTTTGATCATTTCTGGTAGTGGTGAAGTAATAGAACCTGATGATAATGTTATTGCAATCGGTTCAGGTGGTTCATACGCTTTCGCTGCTTTAAAAATGCTTGCAAAGCATACTGATTTAGAACCTGAAGATATGGCATATGAATCTTTAATAGCTGCATCAGAGATATGTGTTTATACAAATTCTCACATAACTGTTGAAAAGCTTATGTAA
- the hslU gene encoding ATP-dependent protease ATPase subunit HslU: MSKELTPQELVNRLDKFIIGQSKAKKSVSVAIRNRYRRQKLDDNFKDEVIPKNILMIGPTGVGKTEIARRLAKLIKAPFVKIEATKFTEVGYVGRNVESMVKDLVSEAIRMVEEEKLVEVSEQAKRQAENRIVDLLVSENTNTKSNHKPDNPFEALLTQSNTQTSQEQLDEDKQENKKKQRRDIKSKLAQGLLEHEYVNVEIEEQSIPDGSNMGQEFEEMGINFQDLFGQFLPKKTKQKRVKVKDARKILGRQEAQKLIDNEQVTQEAVERAENYGIIFLDEFDKIAVSSGKQSGGQDVSREGVQRDILPIVEGSSVNTKYGRIKTDHIMFIGAGAFHDSKPSDLIPELQGRFPIRVKLESLTKQDFYRILTEPHNALLDQYKALLETEEVKVNFTEDAIEELASMAEQVNNETEDIGARRLHTLLEKLLEELSFYASDMRGQTVDINAKYVRERLEDIVEEKDVSRFIL; the protein is encoded by the coding sequence ATTTCTAAAGAATTAACACCACAAGAATTAGTAAATAGATTAGATAAATTTATTATAGGTCAAAGTAAAGCAAAAAAATCTGTATCTGTTGCTATTAGAAATAGATATAGAAGGCAAAAACTTGATGATAATTTTAAGGATGAAGTGATTCCGAAAAACATTCTTATGATTGGACCAACAGGTGTGGGTAAAACCGAAATTGCTCGTAGATTAGCAAAATTAATTAAAGCGCCTTTTGTTAAAATAGAAGCAACAAAATTTACAGAAGTCGGTTACGTTGGAAGAAATGTAGAATCAATGGTTAAAGACTTGGTTTCAGAGGCTATTAGGATGGTAGAAGAGGAAAAGTTAGTAGAAGTATCAGAACAAGCTAAGAGACAAGCGGAAAATAGGATTGTTGACTTATTAGTATCAGAAAATACAAATACAAAGTCTAACCATAAACCTGACAACCCATTCGAAGCTTTATTGACCCAATCTAATACACAAACAAGTCAAGAACAATTGGATGAGGATAAACAAGAAAACAAAAAGAAACAAAGGCGTGATATAAAAAGCAAACTTGCCCAAGGCTTATTAGAACATGAATATGTAAATGTTGAAATTGAAGAACAGTCTATTCCCGATGGATCAAATATGGGTCAAGAGTTTGAGGAAATGGGAATCAATTTTCAAGATCTATTTGGGCAATTTTTACCTAAGAAAACTAAACAGAAGCGGGTCAAAGTAAAAGATGCTAGAAAAATTTTAGGAAGACAAGAGGCTCAAAAATTAATTGATAATGAGCAAGTGACTCAAGAAGCTGTTGAAAGAGCAGAAAATTATGGTATTATATTCTTAGATGAATTTGATAAAATAGCAGTTTCAAGTGGTAAGCAAAGTGGAGGACAGGATGTTTCTAGAGAAGGTGTTCAACGAGATATTTTACCTATTGTAGAAGGCTCTTCAGTAAATACTAAGTACGGTAGAATTAAAACAGATCATATAATGTTCATAGGGGCTGGTGCTTTTCATGATAGTAAACCTTCTGATCTAATACCCGAACTACAAGGGAGGTTTCCTATTAGAGTCAAACTTGAAAGCTTGACAAAACAAGATTTTTATCGTATCTTAACAGAGCCACATAATGCATTGTTAGATCAATACAAAGCGTTATTAGAAACAGAAGAGGTGAAAGTGAATTTCACTGAAGATGCTATCGAGGAATTAGCTAGTATGGCAGAACAAGTAAACAACGAAACAGAAGATATAGGAGCTAGGCGTCTTCATACGTTACTTGAAAAGCTTTTAGAAGAGCTTTCTTTTTATGCTTCGGATATGAGAGGTCAGACAGTTGATATAAATGCAAAGTATGTTAGGGAACGTTTAGAAGACATTGTTGAGGAAAAGGATGTAAGTAGATTTATACTGTAA
- the codY gene encoding GTP-sensing pleiotropic transcriptional regulator CodY has product MSSTLLDKTRRINRILQKAAGQPVDFSEVAEVLRDVINANIYIASKKGKILGSALVDEFECEIMKEQVLTQERFPEDYNDYLLSLNETSYNLTQKKNECVYQYNVDCLFSNKLTTVVPIIGGGKRLGSLILARFNEKFQDEDLILAENGATVVGMEILRSKAEEIEEEARNKAIVQLALGTLSYSELEAVDHIFEELDGNEGLLVASKIADRVGITRSVIVNALRKFESAGVIESRSLGMKGTYIKVLNEQLINELKKRSSV; this is encoded by the coding sequence ATGAGTAGTACTTTGTTGGACAAAACTCGTCGTATTAACAGAATACTTCAAAAAGCTGCTGGCCAACCAGTAGATTTTTCTGAAGTTGCAGAGGTACTTAGAGACGTGATTAATGCGAATATTTATATTGCGAGTAAAAAAGGCAAAATTCTAGGAAGTGCCTTAGTTGATGAATTTGAATGTGAGATTATGAAAGAACAGGTGTTAACTCAAGAAAGATTTCCTGAAGATTACAATGATTATTTACTTAGCTTAAATGAGACAAGTTATAATTTAACACAGAAGAAAAATGAGTGTGTTTATCAATATAATGTCGACTGTCTATTTTCTAATAAACTTACCACAGTTGTTCCGATTATTGGAGGTGGAAAGAGATTAGGCTCTCTCATTTTAGCTAGATTTAATGAAAAGTTCCAAGATGAGGATTTAATTCTTGCAGAAAATGGAGCAACAGTTGTAGGAATGGAGATATTAAGATCAAAGGCTGAAGAAATAGAGGAAGAAGCTAGAAATAAGGCTATAGTTCAGCTTGCTTTAGGTACACTTTCATACTCTGAGCTCGAAGCTGTAGACCATATCTTTGAGGAATTAGATGGAAACGAAGGTCTGCTTGTTGCAAGTAAAATTGCTGATAGAGTTGGAATTACAAGATCAGTAATAGTAAATGCATTAAGAAAGTTTGAAAGTGCTGGAGTAATTGAATCTAGATCTCTAGGTATGAAAGGAACTTATATCAAAGTTCTTAATGAACAATTAATAAATGAATTGAAAAAAAGAAGTAGTGTATAA
- the flgB gene encoding flagellar basal body rod protein FlgB, with product MFGDTPINLLGNSLNTTTKRHEVISNNIANVNTPGYKKQSVEFESILQDKINFDSQIRGKTTSDKHLPIGSPNNATDVEPKVITENTTSMRNDENNVDIDTEMARLSKNTIKHQTLTRQLSGELNKLRTAIQGGN from the coding sequence ATGTTTGGAGATACACCTATAAACTTATTAGGTAACTCTTTAAATACTACTACAAAAAGACATGAAGTGATTTCAAATAATATAGCTAATGTTAATACACCAGGTTATAAAAAGCAAAGTGTAGAGTTTGAAAGTATACTTCAAGATAAGATTAATTTTGACTCACAAATACGAGGGAAGACTACAAGTGACAAACATTTACCTATAGGTTCACCAAATAACGCTACAGATGTTGAACCAAAGGTGATAACTGAAAATACAACATCTATGAGAAATGATGAAAACAATGTTGATATTGATACAGAAATGGCTCGATTAAGTAAAAATACTATAAAACACCAGACTCTAACAAGACAGTTAAGTGGTGAGTTAAATAAACTAAGAACAGCTATTCAGGGAGGTAACTAA
- the flgC gene encoding flagellar basal body rod protein FlgC: protein MSFFNTFDISGSGLTAERLRMDTISNNIANANTTRTEDGGAYRRQTPVFEPRSNDFSNHLQRFLQDGTSSSNNKGGVRVTEIIEDDAPLKEVYKPNHPDADPETGYVEKPNVEIVNEMVDMITASRAYEANSTAIDNAKNMAMRTLEIGR from the coding sequence ATGTCTTTTTTTAACACATTTGATATAAGTGGTTCTGGTTTAACAGCTGAGAGACTTCGTATGGACACCATATCTAATAATATAGCTAATGCTAATACAACTAGAACGGAAGACGGTGGAGCTTATAGAAGACAAACTCCTGTTTTTGAGCCTAGATCAAATGATTTTTCAAACCATTTACAAAGATTTTTACAAGATGGTACGTCCTCTAGTAATAATAAAGGTGGAGTAAGAGTAACAGAAATCATTGAAGATGATGCACCGTTAAAAGAAGTATATAAACCTAACCATCCTGATGCAGATCCTGAAACTGGTTATGTAGAAAAACCTAATGTAGAAATAGTGAATGAAATGGTTGATATGATAACAGCATCTAGGGCATATGAAGCAAATTCTACTGCAATTGATAATGCGAAAAATATGGCAATGAGAACTCTTGAAATCGGAAGATAA
- the fliE gene encoding flagellar hook-basal body complex protein FliE, translating into MGIEGIGTNVNSAIGSDIQLKSDNKSKKSNDTEFSEILTNAINDVNEIQKESEGLSEALAMGKVDNLHDVVIASEKADLALNLTMEVRNQLVEAHKEIMRMQI; encoded by the coding sequence ATGGGTATTGAAGGGATTGGTACTAACGTAAATTCTGCTATAGGTAGTGACATTCAACTAAAAAGTGATAATAAATCTAAGAAATCTAATGACACAGAGTTTAGCGAAATCTTAACTAATGCTATTAATGATGTAAATGAAATACAAAAAGAGAGTGAAGGGTTAAGCGAAGCCTTAGCTATGGGTAAAGTCGATAATTTACATGATGTAGTAATTGCTTCTGAAAAAGCTGATCTTGCTTTAAATTTAACAATGGAAGTGCGAAACCAGTTAGTTGAGGCTCATAAAGAGATTATGAGAATGCAAATTTAG
- the fliF gene encoding flagellar basal-body MS-ring/collar protein FliF: MLSNLNNQMKQFWSNLTRRQQLTFSIALVLFFLGSAVFTFSLLNTDYTVIARDLDPKDANEMTEVLDDMNISYKIEGGGTTILVPENDHDNARLELASAGLPKGGVLGYEGLDSTQLGMTESEREMRQKIALEGELIRTIRRYPEVDDARVHLVLPERSLFNAQEESSKAAIYLELNQDLDEQQIHSIENLVAHSVEGLESRNVTLTSGQEVLNQNSGNSDASIGSEVEQNLAIQEKFQTSLQNSVQSMLHDIVGPGNATVRVNATLDFDEVTRLEEEFKPVEDQEGGIIVSNHVEEEFYSGEDMGAGGPPGDESLGDDTPLYQQEDFDGGEYEYESFNETTNYEVNRTETKHRVAPGALENLSVSVAVNQDEELDIDDESIENLVTSAIGLDFPDNGEISVEEIEFHDLDSDGDPDGNGDDETNWLAIAAITACLLTAIYIARLVYKSVQQKREMEMQERLEKERAMQQQAQAQDEAAADVEAEVPETQKQITNFAEKNPEEFAKVLKAWLADD, encoded by the coding sequence ATGTTAAGTAATTTAAATAATCAAATGAAGCAATTTTGGAGTAATCTTACTAGACGTCAACAGCTGACCTTTTCAATCGCTTTAGTATTATTTTTCTTAGGATCAGCAGTTTTTACTTTCTCACTTTTAAACACGGATTATACTGTGATTGCAAGAGATCTAGATCCTAAGGATGCAAATGAAATGACTGAAGTGTTAGATGATATGAATATATCATATAAAATTGAAGGTGGAGGTACTACCATTTTGGTCCCCGAAAATGATCATGATAATGCACGGCTTGAACTAGCAAGTGCGGGTTTACCTAAAGGTGGGGTCTTAGGTTATGAGGGACTTGACTCTACTCAACTAGGGATGACTGAGTCTGAAAGAGAGATGAGGCAAAAAATCGCTTTAGAGGGCGAATTGATCCGTACAATACGCAGGTATCCTGAAGTAGATGATGCCCGTGTACATTTAGTTTTACCTGAGAGATCTTTATTTAATGCACAAGAAGAAAGCTCTAAAGCTGCAATCTACTTAGAGTTAAATCAAGATTTAGATGAACAACAAATACATAGTATCGAAAATTTAGTGGCACATTCAGTAGAAGGTCTAGAGTCTAGAAATGTTACTTTAACCTCAGGACAAGAAGTTTTAAATCAAAATTCCGGTAACAGTGATGCAAGTATAGGAAGTGAAGTAGAACAAAACCTAGCAATCCAAGAAAAGTTTCAAACGTCATTACAAAACAGTGTTCAATCGATGCTACATGATATTGTAGGTCCAGGTAATGCAACGGTTCGAGTGAATGCGACATTAGACTTTGATGAAGTTACAAGGCTTGAAGAAGAGTTTAAACCAGTTGAAGATCAAGAGGGTGGAATAATTGTAAGTAATCATGTTGAAGAAGAGTTTTATTCTGGAGAAGACATGGGAGCAGGAGGACCGCCAGGGGATGAGTCCCTTGGGGATGACACACCACTATATCAACAAGAAGACTTTGATGGCGGTGAATATGAATATGAAAGCTTCAATGAAACGACTAATTATGAAGTTAATAGAACTGAAACAAAGCATAGAGTGGCACCTGGCGCTTTAGAAAATCTTTCTGTTTCTGTTGCTGTAAATCAAGATGAGGAATTAGATATTGACGATGAATCAATAGAAAATTTAGTTACAAGTGCTATTGGCTTAGATTTTCCTGACAACGGGGAAATTTCTGTTGAAGAGATAGAATTTCATGATCTAGATTCTGATGGAGACCCAGATGGAAACGGGGATGACGAAACAAACTGGCTTGCTATTGCAGCTATTACTGCTTGTTTGTTGACTGCAATCTATATTGCTAGATTAGTTTATAAGAGTGTTCAACAAAAGAGAGAAATGGAAATGCAAGAAAGGCTTGAAAAAGAAAGAGCAATGCAACAACAAGCACAAGCTCAAGATGAAGCTGCAGCTGATGTAGAAGCTGAAGTTCCTGAAACACAAAAGCAAATAACAAACTTTGCAGAGAAAAATCCAGAAGAATTTGCAAAGGTCTTGAAAGCCTGGTTAGCTGATGATTAG
- the fliG gene encoding flagellar motor switch protein FliG, giving the protein MNPPNEISPKHKAAILMISLGSDASAEVMKHLSEEEIEQLTLEIANVQKVDSEQKEEVFNEFHQMAVAQDYISQGGINYAKDVLERALGSQKAMSIIDRLTSSLQVRPFEFMRKTEPSQIINFIQNEHPQTIALILAYLEAEQASMILSSLPSDKQVDVSRRIAVMERTSPEIIKEVEQILERKLSSVMSQDYTSAGGISSIVDVLNNVDRATEKTILENLETQDPDLTEEIKKRLFVFDDIVLLDDRSIQRVIREVEQKDLTMALKVAGDEVKDRVFKNMSNRMAELVKEEMDYMGPVRLKDVEEAQQKIVNLIRSLEESGEIVVARGKEDEVIV; this is encoded by the coding sequence TTGAATCCACCGAATGAAATTTCACCAAAACATAAAGCGGCAATACTAATGATCTCTTTAGGTAGTGATGCTTCTGCCGAGGTAATGAAACATTTATCTGAAGAAGAAATTGAACAACTAACATTAGAAATAGCTAATGTACAAAAGGTGGATAGTGAGCAAAAAGAAGAAGTTTTTAATGAGTTTCATCAGATGGCTGTAGCACAAGATTACATATCACAGGGTGGAATTAATTATGCAAAAGATGTTTTAGAACGAGCACTAGGGTCACAAAAAGCTATGAGCATAATTGATAGGTTAACATCTTCTCTTCAAGTGAGACCTTTTGAATTTATGAGAAAGACCGAACCTAGTCAAATTATTAACTTTATCCAGAATGAACATCCGCAGACTATTGCCCTTATATTAGCATATTTAGAAGCTGAGCAAGCATCAATGATCTTATCTTCATTGCCATCTGATAAACAAGTTGATGTATCAAGACGTATAGCAGTAATGGAGCGAACTTCACCTGAGATTATCAAAGAAGTAGAACAGATACTAGAAAGAAAATTATCTTCTGTTATGAGTCAAGACTACACATCAGCTGGAGGTATTTCATCTATAGTTGATGTTTTAAATAATGTTGATAGAGCAACAGAAAAAACAATTCTAGAAAACCTAGAAACTCAAGATCCGGATTTAACGGAAGAAATAAAGAAAAGATTATTTGTATTTGATGATATTGTTCTACTTGATGATAGGTCAATACAAAGAGTGATACGAGAAGTTGAACAAAAAGACTTAACTATGGCGCTAAAAGTTGCTGGAGATGAAGTTAAAGATAGAGTATTTAAAAATATGTCAAATAGAATGGCAGAACTTGTTAAAGAAGAGATGGATTACATGGGTCCTGTCCGATTAAAAGATGTTGAAGAAGCACAACAAAAAATTGTTAATTTAATTAGAAGTCTCGAAGAAAGTGGAGAGATTGTAGTAGCACGTGGTAAGGAGGATGAGGTAATTGTCTAA
- a CDS encoding FliH/SctL family protein: protein MSKVYKSDSLTPSSPFVWECKMKQSTNKNDGNGVNKSNAQSMTSNAMKDAEEIIKNAKKRAYEEANAIKEQAEKEKEQIFENAKKEGYQAGYEAGKNEGLQVIEEKQEELLQKAKKVVQAAEDDYCRLLSETEPQIVQLILNIARKVISTKLEEDKESIINLVKNGIEKLNDQKRVTIRANPEDYTLLSENVTQLKCNFKEIKIELVEDLNLQIGSPVLLGENGHIDLDIENQLEELHRSLKQVVQLG from the coding sequence TTGTCTAAAGTATATAAGTCTGATAGTTTAACACCTAGTTCTCCTTTTGTTTGGGAATGTAAAATGAAGCAATCAACTAATAAAAATGACGGGAATGGAGTTAATAAATCTAACGCTCAAAGTATGACAAGTAACGCAATGAAAGATGCTGAAGAAATCATAAAAAACGCAAAGAAAAGAGCCTATGAAGAAGCAAATGCTATCAAAGAACAAGCTGAAAAAGAAAAGGAACAAATTTTTGAAAACGCTAAAAAAGAAGGTTATCAGGCTGGGTATGAAGCAGGAAAAAATGAAGGATTACAGGTAATAGAAGAAAAACAAGAAGAGTTATTACAAAAAGCAAAAAAAGTAGTACAAGCTGCTGAAGATGATTACTGTAGACTCTTATCAGAAACTGAACCTCAAATAGTGCAGCTAATTTTAAATATTGCTAGAAAAGTTATATCAACTAAGTTAGAAGAAGATAAAGAGTCAATTATCAATCTGGTAAAAAATGGTATAGAGAAGCTTAATGATCAAAAAAGAGTTACGATTAGAGCTAACCCCGAAGACTATACTCTACTTTCTGAAAATGTCACACAATTAAAATGCAATTTTAAGGAAATTAAAATTGAATTGGTTGAAGATCTCAACTTACAAATTGGTTCTCCTGTATTGCTTGGTGAAAATGGTCATATTGACCTTGATATCGAAAACCAGCTTGAAGAGCTTCACCGTTCACTGAAGCAGGTGGTACAACTTGGCTAA